The Verrucomicrobiota bacterium DNA window GGTTCCTTGTACTTCTTGAGGTCCAGTTGGAAGAGTCCGCCGAAACCGCCGACTTTGCCCAACACGCCTTTGCGATGGGTAGCAGCCAATAATTGTGGCAGCCGCGACTTGACCTGGTTGCCCAGATCAATATCCACGCCCGCTTTTGCGTATGCTTTTTGCGTCATAAAATTCTAAGAATTAACCAATATCAAGTAATGTTCTACCGGATAGTTTTAATAAAGACCAGCACAATTCCTCAGCCGCAGCTAAAGTGGTTCGGATAACCTACACTCTCCGCAACCGCTCCGCGGGTCCTTCTTTCCGCGAGGGGCGGCGGAGAGTTATTCCAACCGCGTGATTTTGGCTCCCAGCGCGCCCAACCGCTGGTCAATATTCGCGAAACCGCGATCTATTTGCACAATGTTTTGGATGATGGATTCCCCTTCGGCGCACAGAGCGGCGATTAACATCGCCATGCCGGCCCGGATGTCCGGGCTGTTCAGCCGGGCGCCGCGCAGTTTGTCCGGACCAATCACCACGGCGCGATGCGGGTCGCACAGGATGATGCGAGCCCCCATGCTGATGAGGCTATCGGTAAAGTACAAGCGCGACTCGTACATCTTCTCGTGAATCAGGATAGTGCCTTTGCACTGCGTGGCTGTCACCAGGGCGGTGGAAGTCAGATCGGCGGGGAACCCGGGCCAAGGCGCATCGTCAATTTTCGCCGTCGCGCCGCCCAAGTCGCTCGCGATTTCCCGCGTTTGATTCGCAGGTACCAGCAGGTCATCACCTTCCACCAGCGTCTCAATACCGAGCCGTTGGAAGACCGCGCGGATCATGCGCAGATTCGCGCAATCCGCTCCTTGAATGCGCAGGTTGCCACCCGTGACCACCGCCAGTGAAATGAAGCTCCCGATCTCTTGATAGTCTGGCCCGATACGGTGCGTCGCCCCGTGCAACGAGGTGACGCCTTCGATGTACACCAGATTCGAGCCGATGCCCGATATTTTAGCCCCCATGCAATTGAGCAGATGGCACAGGCCCTGCACATGTGGTTCGCTGGCGGCGTTGCGGAGCACGGTTTGTCCTTCCGCCAGCGCGGCGGCGCAGATCGCGTTCTCGGTACCGGTCACCGACGCCTCATCCAGCAGGATGTCCGCGCCTTTCAATTTCTCTGCGCGCAATTCAAAACCCTCCGCCGTGGTGATGACTTCCGCGCCCAGCGCCTGCAACGCCAGCAAGTGCGTATCTAACCTTCGCCGGCCAATACGATCCCCGCCGGGGCGTGGCAGCAGCACGCGTCCGCAACGCGCCAGCAAAGGTCCAGCCAGCGTCACGGAACCGCGCAGTTTGGAAGATAACGTGGTGGGTAAATCAGTTTTCAGACTGGTGGATGCCTGCAAGCGCAGCGAAGATCCCATAGCCGTGAGATTGACGCCCAAGTCTCCGATGATTTCACGCATGATGTTCACGTCCTCGATATTCGGGACGTTCTCCAGCGTCACGGCCTCCCGGGTGAGACAACACGCGGCCAATACAGGCAGCGCCTCATTCTTGTTCCCTTGCGGCACAATCACCCCGCTCAAGGGTTGACCACCCTCGACTCGGAAATGCGGCTCGCGTATCTGTTTTCGCATGACGGAAATAGTCCAGTTCCCGCGCGAAACGTCGAGGGAAAAAACAGACATTCAGCACGGCACTGGAAACACCCCCACCACCTAGCGCTGGCAAAGTTCAGCCAAATCCTCCACTATAGGTTCACGCGGTTCCAACTCTGGAGCGGGCGATTGATCATTTTCCAACTTGTCCCGTATTTTTCCGCTATGCGCCGAGCCCGAGCCATGACATATTGGGGGCGCGATGAAAAACTGGATTGCCAACTATTTGCAAGCTCACAAGGCCGCTTTGGATTCCATTCCGAAGGAAACGGTTGCCGAGTTGATCAGCACCCTGCGCCAGGCCCTGGCGGAGGACCGTCAAGTCTTTGTCTTCGGCAATGGCGGCAGCGCCGCCAATGCCTCGCATTTCGCCACCGACCTCGGCAAAGGCGCCTCAGACAAATTGGGACGCCGGTTCCGCGTGCTGTCGTTGAATGACAACGTGAGCTGGATGACCGCGCTGGGCAACGATTACGCCTACGAAGATGTGTTCGTCCGCCAGTTGGAAAACTACGCGCGCGCGGGGGATGTGGTCATGTCACTCAGTGTCAGCGGTAATTCCCCGAACTGCGTCAAGGCGCTCGATTACGCGAATAAGGCTGACTGCAAAACCATTGCGCTGGTCGGTGCCAAACGCGGGCGCATGGCCGAGATCGCCCAGCAGGTCGTCGTCATTAACGACTCCCACTATGGCCGGGCTGAAGACGCCCAGATGACCATCTGTCACCTGCTCTGCTACGCCTTCATGGAAAATCCATCCTGGGGTAAATAACAGCGCGAAATCCCGCCAGTTTCCGGGATAAAAAATATTTTAGGTTTGCCATTGACAGTATGGCATTGATGCCATACATTGAATGCATGAAAGTAACTATGCACATTGATGATGAGTTGTTAGCCAGAGTCGTGGTGGCCACGGGGGCGGCCAGTAAAACCGCCGCTGTGGACCTCGCCTTAAGAGAAATGGATAGGAGAGCAGAGTTGAAAAGACTCGCCAAAGAAGGCTTGGGGTTGGACGCCATGGAATTAAAGGAAACCTTTGAGTCCTCCTATGATTTGGCCGCGTCGCGCAAAACCGAAGCCCCTGTAAGTTATGCCCGCAAATCCCGTTCTCATTGACAGCAGTTACTACATCCACCTGGCGCGGCAAGGTCAGGACCCCCTTAAAAGCCTGGCCGTAGCCGCGGCAGAACGGGATTTAGCGATATGTGGTGTCGTCCGTTGCGAGGTGGGACGCGGCATTCGGCATCCGGCGATTCGCGAAAAATTCACGGCCTTTTGGAACGTCATGGTAAATGTGCCCACGGATAATCGGCTGTGGGAACAGGTGGAAGAAATGGCATGGCAACTGGGGCGACAGGGAATCACCCTGCCGCTGACGGATATCATCATTGGTTGCAGCGCCCTGCGCATTGACGCGGTGGTGTTAACTTTTGACGCGCACTTCTATGACATCCCCGGGCTGCACGTCACGTCATCACTGGGATGGTAACCCCAGTCTGCCAGCATTCACGCTGAATGCCTCAGGGCGTGGCCATGAGCTTCTGAAATTCAGGGGCTTGCCGGAGGGCGTTCCAACGCGCATCCCGCCAAGCCTCGGTGCGCAGATTGCGCGACTGGGGATTGGCCACCAAGCGTCGCTGGTTTAAGTCCAAGGCCTGCTTGAGGGCTCCAAAGGCTTCATCGGCCTTTCCAGAGGCAGCCATCAGGGATGCCAAATCGTACCATGCTTCGGGATTTTCAGGCGTGCGTTGAACTAATTTTTGCAGCGCCGCCTGAAGCTTTTGCGGATTATTCAACTGACCATAGGCTTGCACAACGGCGAGCAGAACATTCGAGTCCGCCTGCGGATGGTTCAGCAGACCATCGTATATTTGCATCGCCTGCTCGGGCTGCTGCATCTGCAAATAAGCACCAGCCAAATTGAATGCGACCTGGAAATTCGTCGGATTTTTTCGCAAGTCCTGTTCCAATTGCCGAAGATGACTGCGCGACTGCTCGACCCCGGCTTGTTGCTGCTTAAAGCTCTTCAGATTGTTCAGCAATCCGAGCGCTTGACCATTATATGGATCCAATTTCAGACAGGTTTGCACTATCAGCATCGCGTCATCCAATCGGTTCAACTGGAGCAACAGATTGATATAGCGGAACACGGCTTCCGGACTGTACGGGCAATACGCAAATGCCTGCATAAAGGTGTAATTGGCCTCTTTGATCAACCGTTGAAACTCCTCGTTGGTCTTCGGACGAAATTCCGGCGGAATCCCCGGATTGAGACGCCACGCATAGACGCCGCCAATGGAACTGCGCAGTTTGGAGAACGCTTTCTGGGCATCGTCATCACGAAGAAACTTCCGATCCCCAGTAAAACCGGAGAAGTTATGTCGCACATACGTCTTTTCGACCCAATCAGTAACCTGTTTGACAGAGGTATCATAGTCAATAAAATCACCGATGAAACGCTTGGAATATTCCTTCCAGAAAACGTGATCGCGCTGAAGGATGTCTTCCGTCAGACTGGGCAACGGCTGCCGATTAATCTTCATGATGATACCGTAAGGCGTCAGATACGGGTACATCCAATCCAGCGGGAAACTTTCCTCCACAAAAAACTCATTTTTGGGGTTATTATCGAAAATAACCTTGGTCAACAACGCATTGATTTGCATGACGGCTACCTGGCCGGAAACTTGCACGCGATTCCCCACCAACTTGACGTCTTCACCGGGTTTAAGCTGGCCGCTTTTCATACGTTTCTGCGCATCCTCCAGATACTCTTGAAAACATTTTTGAGAATCCTCCGGTGTGGGCGTATAAATTTCCCGGTCTGGGTAAACCCCGCCCAAGCTTTTGGCAATGGCTTTGGGATAGGCCTCTTCCACGAGCAAGCGGTTCAGTCGGACACGGGTATGGCTTTGGGGATTTTCCTTGATGAAGTCCTGCAAGTATTCCGATAGCGTCACGTGTTTGAACCGTTCCGGATCATAGAAGGATCCAACCCTGGACAGATCGTCAATTTCTTTTTGCAACTGCTGCTGGCGTTCCCGCTTGCTGGTCGAGGAACTACCCATGACCAACGCATGGTCAATCTCCGCTTTCTCAGCCATTTTATCTGCGACGGTCTTTTTTACCTGAAGCTCGCGGTCCATCAATTGGTTCAAATCTGCAGCCAGACTGCGGCGCAGAAGTGCCTCATCAGATTTACCAGCCAAGAGCTGTTGCGTCTGCGGACGCAGATTATCGTAGATATATTTTGACAGTGGATCCTTCTGCCCGGGGCACAATTGGCTGCACAACGAGGGCAGATCAATAAAATCTTTTTCCGTGAACCAAGAAGTGAAGGTTCTCCGCCGCTTCTCGATGCGATCACCGTTGGAAATGAAAAACGTATCCAATGGCGATACCATACGGGCCAGCAGGTTGGTTTTGTAATTCTGCTGTTTTTCCGTCGCAGAACGCATCAACTCTTGGAAAAATGGCGGATCTATCTCCCGGCTTCGATTGTAATGGGCGCGGATGTAATTCAGATAGGTGCCATCCGCCAACGCGTTTTGCGTGATAATGTACACATCACGCCGATCAAACTTCTGATCTTCCTTGGGCTGACAGTCATGCGGAGTAAAACTCTCGCAGAAAATCATGTAGGTGGGACAAAAACGACCAGGATCCGTGCCCCCGAATAAAATGGCATCCTTGGTCATTTCCGGGAATATCGGTTTACCGTCTTTTTGGAAAGGCGGAGTGAACATGTCATGGCCAAACCAATAACCAAACATGTGTTGGCGTTGCTCGCTGCCGTACCAGTGATCCATCACCGAGTAGAGCGGCATGATGGCGAACAATCCGAGCGTGATGGCCAGAGGCGCGCGGTTGCGATAGAGGACCAATGCCGCCAGGAAGACTAACGCCATAACCACAAGCAACAGACCGGCAAAAATTGGCAGGCCATACTGATCCTTTTCAAATGCCTTGCCCACCCACAGCGGCAAATCAGTCAAACTGACACTACCAGCCGGGCCGAAGTAGTGTTTGCCGGTTACGTTCCAGAGATAGACAAACGAAATCAATAACGCCACCCCGCCGCCAATCAGCCCCCAGCGGCGAAAGCGTCCGTAATGTGTGGACATATACGCCGCGATTAAGGCCAATCCGTAGCCAATCAGGCTGGCGACAATGGTATGTGAGGCGTTGAAGAATACTTTGACGAGATCCGAGGACTGCCGGTCGGGCGTCGGGTTCAGCAGCATCATCAACAACACGCCCAAGCAAAAATAAATGGCAGTCAACCCGATCAGCCAGGCCCGCTCGCGCTGCTGCAACTTGAAGAAGAAGAGGAATGGCACGATCGCCACCAAGATATAGACCCAAGTAAATTCATCTGCGATGCCCATGATGAGCATCCCCATCTGCTCCAAGAAGCGCCCAGGCTCGGTAATTAGGTTGGTAGGATTAGGCTGCTCGTACTGCCCGCGAGTCAACGCATGGAAAAAGCCTTCGACCGTTCTCGGATATCCCCATTGCATAGGCGGATTGGTCATACCGGAAAGCGCCATGTATAAGTAAGCGGACACCCCCAGAACCAGCAGCCCGCCCATGGCCAGAATGGCCTTCCACTCGCTCAGCAGACCCTTGGTTTTTATAGCCAGCCACAAGCAGGCAACCCATGAACTAAGGCCGACAAGGTGGAAAATAATCAACAAGCCGCCCTTGGCACCGATATTTCCAAAGAAATGCGCACCCGTCAGCATCAAGTTGACGTTATACGCCAGATAGAGCAGTCCATTGACCAGGAACATGTCCCGCCCCAGTCGCGGGTGCCGCGCCGCAATCGCCACCTGGATACCCATGATGGCCACGATCAAGCTTTGATGGATGGTTAGACAGACACCAAACATGAAAATAGCCGCCAACACATAGCGGTACTGCTGCGGCGCGTACATCCAGCGCAGCAGGAAAATCAGCAGCGTTAGAATCCACGGGACACCGAACACAGAAATACGGTTCACCACGACGGATTCGCTCCACATGAAGCTATCGAAGCCCATCAATAACCCGGCAGTCATGCCCGTAATCAGACAGATGGCATTCTCCCATTTTCCAGTCATGGCCTTCAGTTCCTCAATGCCCTCCACCAACATGCTGCTACCTCGG harbors:
- a CDS encoding PIN domain-containing protein; protein product: MPANPVLIDSSYYIHLARQGQDPLKSLAVAAAERDLAICGVVRCEVGRGIRHPAIREKFTAFWNVMVNVPTDNRLWEQVEEMAWQLGRQGITLPLTDIIIGCSALRIDAVVLTFDAHFYDIPGLHVTSSLGW
- a CDS encoding DUF2723 domain-containing protein, yielding MGKNKTQKNSGNKPQAPMATGATTPASQAASAPASPIIPEKVPSLFRGIDWLAMLVTFAIVWVAYFLTIAPELTLEDSGELVTGSFYAGIPHPPGYPVWTIYSWLWTELVPWGNMAWRAALGQVFAGAVACGLIALMVSRGSSMLVEGIEELKAMTGKWENAICLITGMTAGLLMGFDSFMWSESVVVNRISVFGVPWILTLLIFLLRWMYAPQQYRYVLAAIFMFGVCLTIHQSLIVAIMGIQVAIAARHPRLGRDMFLVNGLLYLAYNVNLMLTGAHFFGNIGAKGGLLIIFHLVGLSSWVACLWLAIKTKGLLSEWKAILAMGGLLVLGVSAYLYMALSGMTNPPMQWGYPRTVEGFFHALTRGQYEQPNPTNLITEPGRFLEQMGMLIMGIADEFTWVYILVAIVPFLFFFKLQQRERAWLIGLTAIYFCLGVLLMMLLNPTPDRQSSDLVKVFFNASHTIVASLIGYGLALIAAYMSTHYGRFRRWGLIGGGVALLISFVYLWNVTGKHYFGPAGSVSLTDLPLWVGKAFEKDQYGLPIFAGLLLVVMALVFLAALVLYRNRAPLAITLGLFAIMPLYSVMDHWYGSEQRQHMFGYWFGHDMFTPPFQKDGKPIFPEMTKDAILFGGTDPGRFCPTYMIFCESFTPHDCQPKEDQKFDRRDVYIITQNALADGTYLNYIRAHYNRSREIDPPFFQELMRSATEKQQNYKTNLLARMVSPLDTFFISNGDRIEKRRRTFTSWFTEKDFIDLPSLCSQLCPGQKDPLSKYIYDNLRPQTQQLLAGKSDEALLRRSLAADLNQLMDRELQVKKTVADKMAEKAEIDHALVMGSSSTSKRERQQQLQKEIDDLSRVGSFYDPERFKHVTLSEYLQDFIKENPQSHTRVRLNRLLVEEAYPKAIAKSLGGVYPDREIYTPTPEDSQKCFQEYLEDAQKRMKSGQLKPGEDVKLVGNRVQVSGQVAVMQINALLTKVIFDNNPKNEFFVEESFPLDWMYPYLTPYGIIMKINRQPLPSLTEDILQRDHVFWKEYSKRFIGDFIDYDTSVKQVTDWVEKTYVRHNFSGFTGDRKFLRDDDAQKAFSKLRSSIGGVYAWRLNPGIPPEFRPKTNEEFQRLIKEANYTFMQAFAYCPYSPEAVFRYINLLLQLNRLDDAMLIVQTCLKLDPYNGQALGLLNNLKSFKQQQAGVEQSRSHLRQLEQDLRKNPTNFQVAFNLAGAYLQMQQPEQAMQIYDGLLNHPQADSNVLLAVVQAYGQLNNPQKLQAALQKLVQRTPENPEAWYDLASLMAASGKADEAFGALKQALDLNQRRLVANPQSRNLRTEAWRDARWNALRQAPEFQKLMATP
- the murA gene encoding UDP-N-acetylglucosamine 1-carboxyvinyltransferase, which codes for MREPHFRVEGGQPLSGVIVPQGNKNEALPVLAACCLTREAVTLENVPNIEDVNIMREIIGDLGVNLTAMGSSLRLQASTSLKTDLPTTLSSKLRGSVTLAGPLLARCGRVLLPRPGGDRIGRRRLDTHLLALQALGAEVITTAEGFELRAEKLKGADILLDEASVTGTENAICAAALAEGQTVLRNAASEPHVQGLCHLLNCMGAKISGIGSNLVYIEGVTSLHGATHRIGPDYQEIGSFISLAVVTGGNLRIQGADCANLRMIRAVFQRLGIETLVEGDDLLVPANQTREIASDLGGATAKIDDAPWPGFPADLTSTALVTATQCKGTILIHEKMYESRLYFTDSLISMGARIILCDPHRAVVIGPDKLRGARLNSPDIRAGMAMLIAALCAEGESIIQNIVQIDRGFANIDQRLGALGAKITRLE
- a CDS encoding SIS domain-containing protein codes for the protein MKNWIANYLQAHKAALDSIPKETVAELISTLRQALAEDRQVFVFGNGGSAANASHFATDLGKGASDKLGRRFRVLSLNDNVSWMTALGNDYAYEDVFVRQLENYARAGDVVMSLSVSGNSPNCVKALDYANKADCKTIALVGAKRGRMAEIAQQVVVINDSHYGRAEDAQMTICHLLCYAFMENPSWGK
- a CDS encoding type II toxin-antitoxin system VapB family antitoxin, whose product is MKVTMHIDDELLARVVVATGAASKTAAVDLALREMDRRAELKRLAKEGLGLDAMELKETFESSYDLAASRKTEAPVSYARKSRSH